Proteins co-encoded in one Cydia splendana chromosome 11, ilCydSple1.2, whole genome shotgun sequence genomic window:
- the LOC134794712 gene encoding small ribosomal subunit protein uS3 → MAVNNISKKRKFVGDGVFKAELNEFLTRELAEDGYSGVEVRVTPTRSEIIIMATRTQSVLGEKGRRIRELTSVVQKRFNIPEQSVELYAEKVATRGLCAIAQAESLRYKLIGGLAVRRACYGVLRFIMESGARGCEVVVSGKLRGQRAKSMKFVDGLMIHSGDPCNDYVNTATRHVLLRQGVLGIKVKIMLPWDQQGKNGPKKPQPDHILVTEPKDEPAPLEPSSDVRSLAPAPLPIPVPATA, encoded by the exons ATGGCGGTGAACAATATTTCCAAAAAGCGaaaa TTCGTCGGAGATGGTGTGTTCAAGGCTGAACTGAACGAGTTCCTGACCCGTGAGTTGGCCGAAGATGGCTACTCCGGCGTGGAGGTGCGCGTCACACCGACCCGGTCGGAGATCATCATCATGGCCACCCGCACGCAGAGCGTGCTGGGCGAGAAGGGCCGCCGCATCCGCGAGCTGACCTCGGTGGTGCAGAAGCGTTTCAACATCCCCGAGCAGTCGGTGGAGCTGTACGCCGAGAAGGTCGCCACCCGCGGTCTCTGCGCCATCGCTCAGGCCGAGTCTCTCAGATATAAACTTATCGGAG GTCTCGCCGTCCGTCGCGCGTGCTACGGTGTGCTCCGCTTCATCATGGAGTCCGGCGCCCGCGGCTGCGAGGTCGTGGTGTCCGGCAAGCTGCGTGGTCAGCGAGCCAAGAGCATGAAGTTCGTGGACGGCCTCATGATCCACTCCGGAGACCCGTGCAACGACTACGTCAACACCGCCACCAGACACGTGCTGCTGCGACAGGGTGTACTGGGTATCAAG GTCAAAATCATGTTGCCTTGGGACCAACAGGGCAAGAACGGCCCGAAGAAGCCCCAACCTGACCACATCCTGGTCACGGAGCCCAAGGACGAGCCGGCGCCGCTGGAGCCCTCCAGCGACGTCAGGAGCCTTGCGCCTGCGCCGCTACCCATCCCCGTGCCCGCCACGGCTTAG